One genomic region from Drosophila busckii strain San Diego stock center, stock number 13000-0081.31 chromosome 3R, ASM1175060v1, whole genome shotgun sequence encodes:
- the LOC108601446 gene encoding homeobox protein EMX1 yields the protein MSDFSIDYILNRAGNKYVGTNASVGILQRLRLNLAFHPYAPPTAKQSSPPAPSLAEDHQLPLYDWLQYTRYHPPKLPRALRQGPAKRTPGRLPRIPFTPAQLQALERAYKDSNYLSAEDANKLAESLELTNTRVKIWFQNRRARERREKREKDESCDSTFSSNASSPEPEEMLVIV from the coding sequence ATGAGTGACTTTAGCATCGACTATATACTCAATCGTGCCGGGAATAAATACGTGGGCACCAATGCATCCGTCGGGATTTTACAACGCTTACGTCTCAATCTGGCGTTTCATCCTTATGCTCCGCCTACTGCCAAGCAGTCTTCGCCGCCGGCGCCGTCTTTGGCTGAGGATCATCAGCTGCCCTTGTATGACTGGCTGCAATATACGCGCTATCATCCGCCCAAGCTGCCGCGTGCTTTGCGCCAAGGACCTGCTAAGCGCACGCCAGGACGACTGCCACGCATTCCTTTTACTCCCGCACAGCTGCAGGCGCTTGAAAGAGCCTACAAGGACTCCAACTATTTGAGCGCTGAGGATGCAAATAAACTAGCCGAATCCTTGGAGTTGACCAACACCCGAGTTAAGATTTGGTTTCAAAATCGACGCGCGCGCGAGCGAAGAGAGAAGCGTGAAAAGGACGAAAGCTGTGACTCAACCTTCTCATCAAATGCATCCAGCCCAGAGCCGGAGGAAATGTTggttattgtttaa